A stretch of the Drosophila sulfurigaster albostrigata strain 15112-1811.04 chromosome 2L, ASM2355843v2, whole genome shotgun sequence genome encodes the following:
- the LOC133839687 gene encoding tubulin glycylase 3A, with translation MWDCYSFQAYLRQIGKYNMWLERIYPGMRKAIVGTMLASQENMDRRINTFELFGADFMICENFYPWLIEINSSPDLGATTSVTARMCPKCLEDVVKVVVDRRLDPKSDLGNFELVYRQVVPPTPAYMGLNLFVKGKQLLHKVNHGHSHSTSLYQQQRKERSLATSSVFRQRSAIVPAATVSRIHRAMPTFNATEYIEKYMIEPLSSSRSSINSTQHHPDAIKTTLANSASTTASTYPCILKQAGQSITQLLSDTHKKRRDFGALPHKRQRSCGPRFSANQVVSNEAKFKILIKNYGASNGADNLLEKSDPPSASVLRDRKWRSLRNVTNTSTSISKTKPAQTARLMDSSGICSFRFARSKSEIEYSSNIHAVGRTFGRKSNGLRLPISVSVQALHRGEPILAAIKQVSEAKLSQPQIAISPIAGQQTDHLNGNNTSCKTPTC, from the exons ATGTGGGATTGCTACTCGTTTCAGGCGTATTTGCGTCAGATTGGGAAATACAATATGTGGTTGGAACGGATTTATCCAGGAATGCGAAAAGCAATAGTGGGTACCATGTTGGCATCTCAAGAAAATATGGATAGACGGATAAATACGTTCGAGCTGTTTGGCGCGGATTTTATGATATGCGAGAACTTTTATCCTTGGCTTATTGAGATTAACTCAAGTCCTGATCTAGGTGCAACAACTAGCGTGACAGCACGTATGTGCCCCAAGTGCCTTGAGGATGTAGTTAAAG TGGTCGTGGACAGACGTTTGGATCCTAAGTCTGATTTGGGGAATTTCGAATTGGTCTATCGGCAGGTGGTGCCCCCGACACCCGCCTACATGGGCCTCAATCTATTTGTCAAGGGCAAACAGTTACTGCACAAGGTGAATCATGGCCATAGTCATTCTACCAGCTTATACCAGCAACAGCGAAAGGAGCGTAGCCTTGCGACCAGCAGCGTATTCCGGCAACGTTCCGCCATCGTACCAGCAGCGACTGTATCGCGCATACATCGCGCCATGCCCACATTTAACGCCACTGAGTATATAGAGAAGTACATGATAGAACCACTGAGCAGCAGCCGAAGTAGCATCAACAGCACTCAGCATCACCCTGATgctataaaaacaacattagCCAATTCGGCATCCACAACCGCTTCAACCTACCCATGTATTTTAAAGCAGGCCGGGCAATCTATTACCCAACTGCTGAGtgacacacataaaaaaagaagagactTCGGCGCTTTACCACACAAACGACAACGTAGCTGTGGACCGCGTTTTAGTGCCAACCAAGTGGTCAGCAACGAagccaaatttaaaattcttattaaGAATTATGGAGCTTCTAACGGAGCGGATAATTTGCTGGAAAAATCAGACCCACCAAGTGCATCAGTCCTTAGAGATCGCAAATGGCGAAGCTTACGTAATGTAACAAACACCTCAACTAGCATCTCCAAAACTAAGCCAGCTCAAACTGCACGGTTGATGGACAGCAGTGGTATATGTTCGTTTAGATTTGCACGCAGCAAATCTGAAATAGAGTACTCGTCTAATATACATGCTGTCGGTCGAACCTTTGGTCGCAAGTCGAATGGACTACGGCTACCTATCAGCGTTTCGGTCCAAGCATTACACCGTGGAGAACCCATCTTAGCCGCTATAAAGCAGGTCTCTGAAGCGAAGCTTTCTCAGCCGCAAATTGCCATCTCACCCATTGCCGGGCAACAAACTGACCATCTCAACGGCAACAATACTTCATGTAAAACACCTACTTGTTAA
- the LOC133839680 gene encoding tubulin glycylase 3B — protein MSQASTSAFNTRNRYYNPVSRIQTLIQNLDAELITLCKQCSMPNNVGGNSLNKSSLLAQGGSQHHTHASSANIVVSQVRPTSITNSVGALAPDAHKRQLRNTYRTRVIDAYRNRRIFTVYGNYHTVRRALVRRGWLEKLPANRHAKLQTMSEDSLLELARRGNEYEAVVLSKMINNFPAFFIWQTKGARDTFPEVKPYRNRVRRSQVLDFSTKVGLVGCAEQERWFREDGICGMSYPRVYRLGANSMEERAAFIEDFHHTQARALLRYIKEHRPIDMVDIEHGAVISTTIDFALNKVKNMIRQKEHYSLDDARIKMLTPTEMVENQSFMMQSSKVLQTNAKFKVNEKVMAEYARLAAQYLDQIESLRSDYRWDGCRNLWILKPGYQSRGIGIVIRNSLDDILQWTSNNQNRKYIVQKYIERPCLIYRTKFDIRQYMLLTISDAQVSIWIYKDCYLRFSSQEFTMDDLRESIHLTNNSVQKRYKNKMTRDSRLPKNNMWSLDQFKCHLRHVGAPDGTWAKIYDGFKQNLTAVVLASLDETELTPNAFEIYGCDFMLDEYYNPILIEINSTPDLSPSTEVTARICPLAVRDCIRVVLDFPRNPMASTGQFERAFQVNYSVNKEQDGTRPLELNGTQMKLFESLPKLRVNHRSGLLRKILNNVTPSNKLNKDKFKEKNAKITGGKTGSKKLSRESSKALDLGIRTTLNSTTRENLALQYTAPK, from the exons ATGAGTCAGGCATCAACGAGTGCATTTAATACACGAAACAGATATTATAATCCTGTCTCCAGAATACAGACACTCATACAAAATTTGGATGCGGAATTAATCACGCTTTGTAAACAATGCTCCATGCCAAATAATGTAGGTGGCAACAGTTTGAATAAAAGTTCTCTTTTGGCGCAGGGAGGAAGCCAACATCATACTCATGCCAGCTCCGCGAATATCGTCGTGTCACAGGTGCGTCCCACAAGTATTACAAATTCGGTAGGCGCATTAGCGCCTGATGCACACAAACGTCAGCTGCGTAATACTTATCGGACACGGGTCATTGATGCTTATCGAAATCGAAGAATTTTTACCGTGTACGGTAACTATCATACAGTAAGACGCGCTCTGGTGCGTCGCGGTTGGTTGGAGAAGCTGCCGGCAAACCGTCATGCTAAATTACAGACCATGTCAGAAGATTCACTTTTAGAACTGGCGCGACGTGGCAATGAGTATGAAGCAGTTGTCTTATCCAAGATGATCAATAATTTTCCCGCCTTCTTCATTTGGCAAACGAAAGGCGCTCGGGACACATTTCCAGAAGTCAAGCCCTATCGAAATCGTGTAAGACGCAGTCAGGTTCTTGATTTCTCTACGAAAGTCGGTCTGGTTGGTTGCGCTGAGCAAGAACGTTGGTTTCGCGAAGACGGCATTTGTGGAATGAGCTATCCGCGCGTCTACCGCTTGGGCGCAAATAGCATGGAGGAACGTGCTGCCTTTATCGAAGATTTCCATCATACTCAGGCACGTGCTTTGTTGCGCTATATAAAGGAGCACCGTCCTATCGATATGGTTGATATTGAACATGGTGCCGTAATAAGCACAACGATTGACTTTGCTTTGAATAAGGTAAAGAACATGATTAGACAAAAAGAGCATTATTCGCTTGACGATGCACGTATTAAAATGCTAACGCCAACTGAAATGGTTGAGAATCAATCGTTCATGATGCAGTCATCTAAGGTACTTCAGACGAATGCCAAGTTTAAGGTTAACGAAAAGGTCATGGCGGAATATGCTCGACTTGCTGCTCAATACTTGGATCAAATTGAATCATTGCGTTCAGATTATCGGTGGGATGGTTGCCGTAATCTCTGGATATTAAAGCCCGGATATCAGTCTCGCGGTATTGGAATCGTTATACGTAATTCCTTGGATGATATTCTTCAATGGACATCAAACaatcaaaatcgaaaatacattgtacaaaaatatattg aACGGCCATGTCTGATTTATCGCACTAAGTTTGATATTCGTCAGTACATGTTGCTCACAATAAGTGATGCACAGGTATCCATTTGGATATATAAGGATTGCTATCTACGTTTCAGTTCGCAAGAGTTTACGATGGATGATTTACGGGAATCCATACATCTTACTAACAATTCAGTGCAGAAGCGTTATAAGAACAAGATGACAAGAGACTCTCGGCTACCGAAGAATAATATGTGGTCGCTCGATCAGTTTAAATGTCATTTGCGTCACGTAGGTGCGCCTGATGGTACTTGGGCGAAGATATATGATGGTTTCAAACAGAATTTGACGGCTGTGGTTTTGGCCAGTTTAGATGAAACCGAGTTGACGCCAAACGCATTCGAGATATATGGCTGTGACTTTATGCTAGATGAATATTATAATCCCATACTGATTGAGATTAACTCCACACCGGACTTATCACCTTCCACGGAAGTGACTGCAAGGATTTGCCCTTTGGCCGTAAGGGATTGTATACGCGTAGTTTTGGATTTTCCACGGAACCCCATGGCGTCTACAGGTCAATTCGAGCGCGCGTTTCAAGTCAATTACAGTGTAAATAAGGAACAAGATGGCACGCGACCCCTTGAACTCAATGGTACCCAAATGAAGCTTTTCGAATCTTTGCCTAAATTGAGGGTGAATCATCGAAGCGGTCTACTTCGCAAGATCCTTAACAATGTCACACCctcaaacaaattaaacaaagataaatttaaagaaaagaatgCCAAAATTACTGGAGGTAAGACGGGAAGCAAAAAACTATCAAGAGAAAGCTCTAAAGCTCTTGATCTAGGCATTAGGACGACTTTAAACTCCACAACACGTGAGAACCTGGCACTTCAGTATACTGCACCTAAATAA
- the LOC133839697 gene encoding metallo-beta-lactamase domain-containing protein 1 encodes MLKMPILKNQVIVLQEGYSYKDSTDATTMHANCSCTLIRCRDGTNIIVDTLTAWDGENLTTLLKTQQLQLHDIHIVVCTHGHSDHVGCNYLFQQARLHIIGSSISNRDLYYEHSGPLDIHGEVLVEQTPGHTLSCVSVIVHNSHIGGTVGICGDLFERREDIEDEQIWILAGSENEKQQREQRYRMSQLCNFIIPGHGPIFEVDEALRSKLKLKQNV; translated from the coding sequence atgttgaaaATGCCGATATTAAAAAATCAAGTCATTGTTCTCCAGGAAGGTTATTCTTACAAGGACAGCACTGATGCCACTACTATGCATGCAAATTGCAGTTGTACACTTATACGTTGTCGAGATGGTACCAATATTATTGTAGACACATTAACTGCATGGGATGGTGAAAACCTaacaactttattaaaaacacaGCAATTACAATTGCACGACATTCACATTGTCGTTTGTACCCATGGACATTCTGATCATGTGGGTTGCAATTATCTGTTCCAACAGGCACGTCTACATATAATTGGTTCAAGCATTTCAAATCGTGATCTATATTACGAGCATTCTGGTCCATTGGACATTCATGGCGAAGTGCTGGTCGAGCAGACGCCTGGTCATACACTCAGCTGTGTATCCGTAATAGTTCACAACTCGCATATTGGAGGCACTGTGGGTATTTGTGGCGACCTTTTCGAGCGGCGCGAAGACATAGAGGATGAACAGATCTGGATATTAGCGGGCAGTGAGAATGAGAAACAGCAACGCGAGCAACGATATCGAATGTCCCAATTGTGCAACTTCATTATTCCTGGACATGGGCCAATTTTTGAAGTGGATGAAGCTTTGCGttccaaattaaaattaaaacagaatgtataa
- the LOC133835177 gene encoding FAST kinase domain-containing protein 1, mitochondrial: MDELGNGEIKNISYTTKMKTAQSVHEILDSMSQHSQQIEYQVQAILMLWSYYQRLPNTARPLLTKQLNKKIVPHLLSQIPKMDIHDLSVCYLYLRKMHVPNSDGTLQSILSRGLKLIELAVGKDLIPLQALSRLLVGINLDRDFFTPLVCQHFKPHLEQHIADCQSEYQVRLVSTCLFQLHGLIHQELLDVYKQRVNELLQRGILNSGTPKALLKLLHMLNLPVWSNQNTTLIRQLMLQLRNCICTRQLEPNDLKSVCRTFLHHQEPAELMQPLKEATESLLQQESSADALSCAVPFMDLEQRDDYVQQFRKLLKSKSAWEQPNASGHFFSVLRALKIADVRDCDAYWAAVIRTLQICSKEQTNLPFLRHCQRYMNFNNNLGGTYRHLEFERVVSRLCLDAIENSLTGRLPSKFAHMAAFVMAYGHTPFAWKKFPNILISKLLAMMPQFNIQDCFLISRGIQIACELRFRRHVPSILGMQLSTIDSILIACSERHLLASEEISQPLKATDLNIIVRTLSHRKSLKNTQVYNLALELYKRLSIEDLNSRVVRDMAYNFNTSHFVVPALLESMFKYVTLQHNHITGDTVEKVLTCAYNLGYTPASLESLEYAAEIILRDFDQMSGLSVVQSCLALCYYKSIPDQLINLVFCTKFIQRIEEEIQTCYSKATYPGLVLNRIMQLNRTVCLDFPEANVPWFQQNYVEAQLSKKSFKFSDFGTDIRLYLQGLLKDDKYFRCNHTTPYGYHIDFVIHFDKDKKPIPASPIEATMLDRITKVAILLLKLDSFCENDFSALRGPDLLKMKHLEMMGYKVLQINEHDWNSKQRMAPDAKANYLKCLLQIS; the protein is encoded by the exons ATGGACGAGTTGGGCAATGGAGAGATAAAGAACATATCTTACACAACCAAGATGAAGACTGCACAAAGCGTACATGAGATATTGGATTCGATGAGCCAACATTCCCAACAAATCGAGTATCAGGTGCAAGCCATACTAATGCTGTGGTCATATTACCAACGTTTACCGAATACAGCAAGGCCACTTCTAACAAAacagttaaacaaaaaaattgtaccCCATCTGTTGTCGCAAATACCTAAGATGGATATTCACGATTTGAGCGTTTGCTATTTGTACTTACGTAAAATGCATGTACCAAATAGCGATGGCACACTCCAATCTATTCTATCACGTGGGCTAAAACTCATAGAATTGGCCGTGGGAAAGGATTTGATCCCACTTCAGGCATTGTCTCGTCTATTGGTAGGCATTAATCTAGATCGTGACTTTTTTACACCACTCGTCTGCCAGCACTTCAAACCCCACCTTGAGCAGCATATAGCTGACTGCCAATCGGAATATCAAGTCCGCTTGGTGTCCACGTGTCTCTTCCAATTGCACGGGTTAATTCACCAAGAACTGCTAGATGTCTACAAGCAACGAGTTAATGAACTTCTTCAAAGAGGTATTCTCAACAGTGGCACACCTAAGGCACTGCTCAAGTTGTTGCATATGCTCAATCTGCCAGTTTGGTCAAATCAGAATACAACGTTAATACGACAGTTGATGTTACAACTTCGCAACTGTATATGCACAAGGCAACTGGAGCCCAATGATCTAAAAAGCGTTTGTCGCACTTTTTTACACCATCAAGAGCCGGCAGAGCTTATGCAACCACTTAAGGAGGCAACCGAGTCACTTCTGCAACAGGAATCATCGGCAGATGCACTCTCGTGTGCAGTGCCTTTTATGGACTTGGAGCAACGTGATGACTATGTACAACAGTTTCGTAAACTTTTAAAGTCAAAGTCTGCTTGGGAACAGCCCAATGCTAGCGGTCATTTCTTCAGCGTGCTGCGCGCTCTGAAGATTGCTGATGTGCGCGACTGCGATGCATATTGGGCGGCTGTAATTAGAACGTTGCAGATATGTTCTAAAGAACAAACAAATCTGCCTTTCTTACGTCATTGCCAGCGTTACATGAACTTCAACAATAATTTGGGTGGCACGTATCGTCACCTCGAATTTGAGCGTGTGGTAAGCCGGCTTTGTCTCGATGCCATCGAAAACAGCTTGACTGGGCGACTTCCCTCAAAGTTTGCTCATATGGCCGCCTTTGTTATGGCCTATGGCCATACACCCTTTGCATGGAAGAAGTTTCCCAATATTCTAATTAGCAAGTTACTCGCCATGATGCCCCAGTTTAATATTCAGGATTGTTTTCTTATTAGTCGTGGCATTCAAATTGCCTGCGAATTGCGCTTTCGTCGCCATGTGCCTTCAATTCTGGGCATGCAGCTGTCAACAATAGACAGCATACTGATTGCATGCAGTGAACGTCATCTTTTAGCCAGCGAAGAAATAAGCCAGCCATTGAAGGCCACCGATTTAAACATCATTGTGCGTACACTCAGCCATAGAAAAT CACTTAAGAACACTCAGGTGTATAATCTAGCACTGGAGCTTTATAAGAGGCTTAGTATTGAAGATCTGAACTCACGTGTAGTGCGAGACATGGCGTACAATTTCAATACATCGCACTTCGTTGTACCTGCTCTGTTAGAGTCTATGTTCAAATATGTGACTCTACAGCACAATCACATCACGGGCGACACTGTTGAGAAAGTTCTCACATGCGCTTATAATCTTGGCTATACCCCTGCATCCTTGGAATCACTTGAGTACGCAGCTGAAATTATACTCCG TGACTTTGATCAGATGAGCGGCCTATCTGTGGTGCAGTCATGTCTGGCATTGTGTTATTACAAATCCATTCCAGATCAATTGATCAACTTGGTTTTCTGCACAAAGTTCATTCAGCGGATCGAGGAAGAAATACAAACATGCTATTCAAAGGCCACATACCCTGGATTAGTACTTAATCGAATAATGCAACTTAATCGAACTGTATGCTTGGATTTCCCAGAGGCAAATGTGCCCTGGTTTCAGCAGAACTATGTCGAGGCCCAGCTTAGCAAAA AATCATTTAAATTCAGTGATTTTGGCACGGACATTAGGCTATATTTACAGGGTCTGCTTAAAGACgataaatattttcgatgCAACCATACAACACCTTATGGGTATCATATCGACTTTGTGATACACTTCGATAAGGATAAGAAACCCATTCCTGCATCACCCATAGAAGCCACAATGTTAGATCGAATAACTAA GGTTGCCATTTTATTACTTAAACTAGATTCGTTCTGTGAAAACGATTTCTCAGCGTTGCGCGGTCCCGATTTGTTAAAGATGAAACATTTGGAAATGATGGGCTACAAGGTGCTGCAAATTAACGAGCATGACTGGAATTCCAAACAGAGAATGGCACCAGATGCCAAGGCGAACTATTTAAAGTGTCTCCTTCAAATTTCATAg
- the LOC133835176 gene encoding phosphoribosylformylglycinamidine synthase: MTILRYYDTNACDAAEEQEALRRLQSIDQQLISVRMERCYHVGCSDCDSITLKMIEELMSWLVRQPLQTEACNSLRKSATLHVADDASKMLVEIGPRFNFSTAYSTNCVNIFHNLGYSQVKRVETSTRYLLHFAKDAAVRNRADYVAVLGDRMTECEYTEANTPRDSFDEMLPAKQAPWHHVPVLEQGRVALEQINQDLGLAFTDFDIDYYYKLFTQTLKRNPTTVELFDCAQSNSEHSRHWFFRGRMICEGKELPKSLITLIMDTQHDTNPNNTIKFSDNSSAIKGFEHLVLQPKHVGAPSFVEQQKVQSDLIFTAETHNMPTAVAPFSGATTGTGGRLRDVQGVGRGGLPIAGTAGYCVGALNIPGYTQPYEPCNLKYPSSFAKPLQVLIDASNGASDYGNKFGEPLISGFTISYGLYNAAQPVARDEYVKPIMFSGGLGTMPHSMRHKKDPERGQLLAKIGGPVYRIGVGGGAASSVEIQGSADAELDFNAVQRGDPEMENKLNRVVRACIELGDRNPILAIHDQGAGGNGNVLKELVEPGYAGALIFAREFKLGDPTITALELWGAEYQENNAILCFPEDRQLLERICARERCPISFVGVVTGDGMVTLVDQAAPNDMQHALQQNELQNYDAAPFNMHLSHVLGDMPKRSYHLNDLPIPRQKLKLPNNLQIEDALDRVLSIVAVGSKRFLTNKVDRCVGGLIAQQQCVGPFQAPLCDYALTTVSHFTYSGIATSIGTRPIIGIVSPVNMAHMCVAEALSNLVFVKITELADIKCSGNWMWAAKLPGEGYKMYEACLALSQVLRELRIGIDGGKDSLSMAAKVDNETVKSPGTLVLSTYAPCPDVRLRVTPDLKGPACGKDTVLLWINIEQSFRLGGSALAQSYSQQGDSTPDMTDTKVLVKAFEVTQSLLSEGLLLGGHDISDGGLIVCLIEMAIGGLSGIKVDFNEAMSGNFSAPKEIGVDFSLLFSEECGWVLELESTHLSKARNRFNEAGVPNFYLGSTHGYGLDKARIVLTRGATKLLDKKLLPLYKQWERTSFELEKLQANVDCVQSEYQSLNYRQPPQYKGPQNFHAELVLKRCTRTIRVAVLREEGVNSEREMMACLFRAYFEVHDVTMSDLLAGSTCLSQYRGLVFPGGFSYADTLGSAKGWAANILHSELLQPQFEAFKKREDVFSLGICNGCQLMTLIGFVGSTKADKYDSTTSKKTPEIALVRNISRRFECRWSTVKIPTNRSIMLRSMDNLVLGCWVAHGEGRFAFQRDEMRNQMKKEQLITLQYVDDEGVPTEKYPMNPNGSPEGIAGVCSSDGRHLALMPHPERCSVMYQWPYVPPGFEQAPTQMESPWQLMFNNAYKWCTHLDNQSQL, encoded by the exons ATGACCATTTTACGTTACTACGATACAAATGCGTGCGATGCAGCTGAGGAGCAGGAGGCTCTGCGCCGTCTGCAGTCGATTGACCAGCAGTTGATATCTGTGCGCATGGAACGTTGTTACCACGTGGGATGCAGCGATTGCGATAGCATCACTTTGAAGATGATAGAGGAGTTAATGTCCTGGCTGGTGAGACAGCCGTTGCAGACTGAGGCATGCAACAGTCTCAGGAAAAGTGCAACTTTGCACGTAGCAGACGATGCATCTAAAATGTTGGTCGAGATTGGACCGCGATTCAATTTCTCTACGGCGTATTCGACCAATTGTGTGAACATTTTTCACAATCTCGGCTACTCTCAGGTGAAACGCGTGGAGACATCAACACGCTATTTGCTACACTTTGCCAAGGATGCAGCGGTTCGGAATCGTGCCGACTATGTAGCTGTCCTGGGAGATCGTATGACCGAGTGCGAGTATACGGAGGCGAACACGCCTCGAGATAGTTTTGATGAGATGTTGCCCGCAAAACAGGCACCTTGGCATCATGTGCCTGTGTTAGAGCAAGGCCGAGTGGCATTAGAGCAAATTAATCAAGATCTTGGTTTGGCATTCACCGACTTCGACATCGACTACTATTATAAGCTATTCACGCAGACATTAAAACGAAATCCCACCACAGTGGAATTGTTCGATTGTGCGCAGAGCAATAGCGAGCATTCAAG gCATTGGTTTTTTCGAGGACGCATGATCTGTGAAGGCAAGGAACTACCCAAGTCGCTGATCACACTAATAATGGACACTCAGCACGATACGAATCCAAACAACACCATTAAGTTCAGCGATAACAGTAGCGCAATTAAGGGATTCGAGCATCTCGTGCTGCAACCGAAGCATGTCGGTGCCCCGAGCTTTGTTGAACAGCAAAAAGTGCAATCGGATCTCATTTTTACGGCGGAGACACACAATATGCCCACAGCAGTGGCGCCTTTCAGTGGGGCAACCACCGGCACTGGCGGCCGCTTGCGAGATGTTCAGGGCGTTGGCCGTGGTGGCTTGCCAATTGCTGGCACAGCCGGCTATTGTGTGGGAGCTTTGAATATACCGGGATACACACAACCGTATGAACCATGTAACCTAAAGTATCCCAGCTCCTTTGCAAAGCCATTGCAAGTTCTCATTGACGCAAGTAATGGGGCCTCCGATTACGGCAACAAATTTGGTGAGCCGCTTATCTCGGGATTTACCATATCCTATGGATTGTATAATGCTGCTCAACCAGTTGCAAGGGACGAATACGTGAAACCAATTATGTTCAGCGGCGGATTGGGCACTATGCCTCATTCAATGCGCCACAAAAAGGATCCAGAACGTGGTCAACTCTTGGCCAAAATTGGTGGTCCAGTATACCGAATTGGAGTGGGTGGTGGTGCAGCCAGCTCCGTCGAAATACAAGGATCTGCTGATGCTGAATTAGATTTCAATGCAGTACAGCGCGGTGACCCTGAAATGGAGAACAAATTGAATCGTGTAGTGCGGGCATGCATTGAGCTAGGGGATCGAAATCCCATCTTGGCAATTCATGACCAAGGGGCTGGAGGCAATGGGAATGTATTGAAGGAGCTTGTCGAGCCAGGATATGCGGGTGCTCTCATCTTTGCACGAGAATTTAAGCTGGGCGATCCAACCATAACGGCCTTGGAACTTTGGGGAGCAGAATACCAGGAGAATAATGCTATACTTTGCTTCCCGGAGGACCGTCAATTACTTGAGCGCATCTGTGCCCGCGAACGTTGTCCCATTAGTTTTGTTGGCGTTGTTACCGGCGATGGTATGGTAACGCTCGTGGATCAAGCAGCTCCCAATGATATGCAGCATGCACTGCAACAGAATGAACTTCAAAACTATGACGCAGCTCCTTTTAATATGCATTTGTCACATGTACTGGGGGATATGCCCAAACGGTCTTATCATCTGAATGACTTACCCATCCCACGCCAAAAACTTAAGCTGCCAAATAACTTACAAATAGAGGATGCATTAGATCGCGTTCTgagcattgttgctgttggaagCAAGCGCTTCCTTACCAACAAAGTGGACCGATGTGTCGGCGGCTTAATTGCCCAACAACAATGTGTGGGTCCATTTCAGGCACCTCTGTGTGACTATGCCCTGACTACCGTCTCACACTTCACCTATTCAGGAATTGCCACATCCATTGGAACGCGCCCTATCATAG gTATTGTCAGTCCAGTGAATATGGCTCACATGTGTGTGGCCGAAGCTCTCAgtaatttggtttttgtgaAGATTACCGAATTGGCAGACATTAAGTGTTCTGGCAATTGGATGTGGGCCGCTAAACTGCCTGGCGAAGGATACAAAATGTACGAGGCTTGTCTTGCACTAAGTCAAGTGTTGCGGGAACTGCGAATTGGCATAGACGGTGGTAAGGATTCACTTTCGATGGCTGCGAAAGTGGACAACGAGACCGTTAAATCGCCAGGAACTCTTGTTCTATCAACTTATGCACCCTGTCCCGATGTGCGCCTTCGAGTTACGCCTGATCTAAAAGGTCCAGCATGTGGCAAAGATACTGTTTTGCTTTGGATCAATATTGAACAGTCTTTCCGCTTGGGCGGTTCGGCTCTTGCGCAATCTTACTCTCAACAAGGGGACTCGACACCTGACATGACAGATACCAAAGTATTAGTCAAGGCCTTTGAAGTTACTCAATCCCTCCTGAGCGAAGGGCTACTACTTGGAGGCCATGATATTAGCGACGGCGGCTTAATAGTGTGTCTTATCGAAATGGCAATCGGAGGACTAAGTGGCATAAAGGTGGACTTTAACGAGGCAATGTCAGGCAATTTTTCTGCACCCAAAGAAATTGGAGTCGATTTTAGTTTGTTGTTCAGTGAGGAGTGTGGCTGGGTGTTGGAGTTAGAAAGCACACACCTGAGCAAGGCTCGCAATCGGTTTAATGAAGCCGGCGTCCCCAATTTTTATCTGGGATCAACACATGGATATGGCCTCGATAAAGCTCGAATAGTGCTCACAAGAGGTGCAACGAAACTATTGGATAAAAAATTACTTCCACTTTACAAGCAATGGGAACGCACTAGTTTTGAACTGGAGAAACTGCAGGCCAATGTTGATTGCGTTCAATCAGAATATCAGAGCCTCAATTATCGCCAGCCACCACAATATAAAGGCCCACAGAATTTTCATGCAGAATTGGTTTTAAAGCGTTGTACTCGGACGATTCGTGTAGCCGTCCTGCGTGAGGAGGGTGTTAACAGTGAACGTGAAATGATGGCTTGTCTGTTTAGAGCTTATTTTGAAGTACACGATGTAACTATGTCAGATTTATTGGCAG GGTCCACATGCCTTTCTCAGTATCGCGGATTGGTGTTTCCGGGTGGTTTTAGCTACGCTGATACTTTGGGTTCGGCTAAAGGTTGGGCGGCCAATATCTTGCACAGTGAGCTACTTCAGCCACAATTCGAAGCATTCAAGAAGCGTGAAGATGTCTTCTCTCTTGGTATATGTAATGGTTGTCAATTAATGACATTGATTGGTTTTGTAGGCAGTACAAAGGCCGATAAGTATGACAGCACAACGAGCAAGAAGACTCCTGAAATTGCCCTTGTTCGTAATATTTCGCGAAGGTTTGAGTGCCGTTGGTCAACTGTAAAGATTCCGACCAACCGCTCCATAATGTTGCGCAGTATGGACAATCTAGTTTTGGGCTGTTGGGTCGCACATGGCGAAGGGCGATTTGCTTTCCAGCGGGATGAAATGCGAAATCAGATGAAGAAGGAACAATTAATAACACTGCAATATGTGGATGATGAAGGTGTGCCAACTGAAAAATATCCCATGAACCCCAATGGCAGTCCCGAAGGAATTGCTGGTGTTTGCTCTTCAGATGGTAGACATCTGGCTCTTATGCCTCATCCAGAGAGATGCAGTGTCATGTACCAGTGGCCATATGTGCCTCCGGGCTTTGAGCAAGCTCCCACCCAAATGGAAAGCCCATGGcaattaatgtttaataacGCCTACAAATGGTGTACACATCTGGACAACCAATCACAATTATAA